A genome region from Manihot esculenta cultivar AM560-2 chromosome 5, M.esculenta_v8, whole genome shotgun sequence includes the following:
- the LOC110614318 gene encoding uncharacterized protein LOC110614318 has product MSIFAKSSSTVPEQIKLRKPRKQFLHHHREENPIYTQETDPHPHISRPSKSTISSIFLSPFATTTTEVTTKKKSTTFRGLGCTAGAAQQVSVPAVIRGSAEWEGKRVKKKKNPQQQKRKKDSVRICSESNKASLQGLSEGSNSNGNSDSNGNTGSCIQDVWCGPGIGFSSDVVGSVDCVVARRNASGRGKIDGDNKINQRERERASCLGRRATVNPETLSFLDTDPVFVTSHPEPRVFGRRYYRHVRHPSPDGLAEMIMLQNNFTMEGRLDQFSEWRLDIDDMSYEQLLELSESIGYVSTGLKEDEISRCIRKMKLSITNDLSSHLPTTPDKKCSICQEDYETDDELGKLECGHGFHIQCIKQWLAHKNTCPVCKTEPVARE; this is encoded by the exons ATGTCTATTTTCGCAAAGAGTTCATCCACTGTACCAGAGCAAATCAAGCTGAGAAAACCCAGGAAGCaattcctccaccaccaccgaGAAGAAAATCCCATTTATACACAAGAAACAGATCCACACCCACATATCTCTCGTCCCTCCAAATCCACCATCTCCTCTATCTTCCTTTCCCCCTTTGCCACGACCACCACTGAGGTCACCACCAAGAAAAAGAGCACCACATTCAGAGGTTTAGGATGCACAGCTGGGGCTGCGCAGCAGGTGTCTGTGCCGGCGGTCATACGGGGATCAGCGGAATGGGAGGGGAAGAgggtgaagaagaaaaagaatccGCAGcagcagaaaaggaagaaggatAGTGTAAGGATTTGCAGTGAGAGTAATAAGGCTAGCCTGCAAGGTTTGAGTGAGGGGAGTAACAGTAACGGAAACAGCGATAGCAATGGAAATACTGGGAGTTGTATTCAGGACGTGTGGTGTGGGCCCGGAATTGGGTTCTCTTCGGATGTTGTTGGGTCTGTGGACTGCGTTGTGGCGAGGAGAAATGCGTCTGGTAGAGGGAAGATTGATGGGGACAACAAAATCAATCAAAGGGAGAGGGAG CGTGCTTCCTGTTTAGGGAGGCGGGCGACGGTGAATCCTGAAACTCTTTCTTTTTTGGATACCGACCCTGTTTTTGTAACATCTCACCCTGAACCTAGAGTATTTGGAAGGAGATATTATCGTCATGTTCGGCATCCGTCCCCTGATGGTTTAGCTGAG ATGATCATGCTGCAAAATAATTTCACGATGGAAGGAAGATTGGATCAATTTAGCGAATGGAGGCTTGACATTGACGACATGTCATATGAG CAACTGCTGGAGTTAAGTGAGAGTATTGGTTATGTGAGTACTGGACTGAAAGAAGACGAGATCAGCCGTTGCATCAGGAAAATGAAGCTCTCAATTACAAATGACCTTTCATCTCATCTACCCACAACACCAGATAAAAAGTGCAGTATTTGCCAG GAGGATTATGAAACAGATGACGAGCTTGGGAAGCTGGAATGTGGACATGGCTTTCATATACAATGTATAAAACAATGGCTAGCCCATAAAAATACCTGCCCAGTCTGCAAGACTGAACCGGTGGCTCGAGAATAG